A window of the Bacteriovorax sp. PP10 genome harbors these coding sequences:
- a CDS encoding VOC family protein, with product MKLGYVIYYVSSVEETILFYEKAFSMKRKFVHESGEYGELDTGETTLSFASFTMADSNGIGFKKRDPSFQSSDMEIGLVSENVAESHHSAVASGAVEVKKPEVKPWGQTVSYVRDLNGFLIELCSPIRQ from the coding sequence ATGAAATTAGGTTATGTAATTTATTACGTATCAAGTGTTGAAGAGACAATTCTCTTTTATGAAAAAGCTTTTTCTATGAAGAGAAAATTTGTTCATGAGTCAGGAGAGTACGGAGAGCTTGATACAGGAGAAACGACTTTGTCATTTGCGAGTTTCACGATGGCAGACTCTAATGGGATTGGGTTTAAGAAAAGAGATCCATCATTCCAGTCTTCTGATATGGAGATTGGGCTAGTCAGTGAGAACGTAGCAGAGTCTCATCATAGTGCTGTGGCCTCTGGTGCAGTGGAAGTAAAGAAGCCTGAAGTAAAACCTTGGGGACAGACTGTCAGTTACGTTAGAGACCTTAATGGGTTTTTAATAGAACTGTGTTCGCCGATAAGGCAATGA
- a CDS encoding DUF4423 domain-containing protein: MNASIFEFSHYKTYLNEKIKSMPSKGRGQKLKMAEFLNCQNTYISQVLNTETNFTLEQGSKLNTFFDHSKEESRYFLLLIHLERAGSEDLKTFYKNEIDELIIKNSDLKKRTNVKASLKIVDQEIYYSSWIYSAVHILVTIKEFQSAGAISRKLNLSKDKILDVLEFLTSTGLVAKTGNTYSIGVTRIHLSKDSPHIQRHHSNWRMKALQAIDVNEPGNLHFSNVVSISEKDIVKVREIFIKAIDEARKIVKDSPEEKLQSICVDFFEV, from the coding sequence ATGAATGCTTCAATCTTCGAATTTTCTCATTACAAAACCTACTTAAATGAAAAAATTAAGAGCATGCCTTCAAAAGGGCGTGGCCAGAAACTAAAGATGGCAGAGTTTTTAAACTGCCAAAACACTTATATCTCTCAAGTTCTAAATACTGAAACGAACTTCACTCTTGAACAAGGATCAAAGCTCAACACTTTTTTTGATCACTCAAAAGAAGAAAGCAGATATTTCCTGCTTCTGATTCATCTTGAAAGAGCTGGAAGCGAAGATTTAAAAACTTTTTATAAAAATGAAATTGATGAATTGATCATTAAAAACTCAGACCTAAAAAAGCGTACAAATGTTAAGGCGAGTTTAAAAATCGTTGATCAGGAAATTTATTACTCAAGCTGGATTTATTCTGCTGTTCACATTCTGGTGACAATTAAAGAATTTCAATCAGCGGGAGCTATTTCCAGAAAACTCAATCTTTCAAAAGATAAAATTCTCGATGTACTGGAGTTTCTAACCTCGACGGGGTTAGTGGCAAAAACTGGCAATACCTATTCAATTGGAGTCACAAGGATTCACTTATCAAAAGACTCCCCTCACATTCAACGTCACCACTCTAACTGGCGCATGAAAGCTCTCCAGGCCATTGACGTTAATGAACCTGGCAATCTTCATTTTTCCAATGTGGTCTCTATTAGCGAAAAAGATATTGTGAAAGTAAGAGAAATCTTTATCAAGGCCATTGATGAGGCCAGAAAAATCGTTAAAGATTCGCCTGAAGAGAAACTTCAGTCGATATGTGTGGATTTTTTCGAGGTTTAA
- a CDS encoding MBL fold metallo-hydrolase, producing the protein MLKKNSLNLISFPVGSYQCNCSILYSDTTREAIIIDPGNDHEFILQKIKDLNIKVKKLIHTHAHFDHIGRSTEVANATGATLHLHKGDQFLYDMLPQQGMFFRQIVGSPKPLDAYLEDGEEFSFEDPEIKTFLKTLHTPGHTPGSCSFYTEYFDEPIAFAGDTLFQRSIGRSDLPGGDGNLIIKSIKERLLTLPDETRVIAGHGGMTRIFEEKKHNPFLC; encoded by the coding sequence ATCCTAAAAAAAAACTCACTTAATTTAATTAGTTTTCCTGTGGGCAGTTACCAATGTAACTGCTCTATCCTCTACTCTGATACAACTCGTGAAGCGATTATTATCGATCCGGGAAATGATCACGAATTTATTCTGCAAAAAATTAAAGACCTGAATATCAAAGTTAAAAAACTGATTCACACTCACGCCCACTTCGATCACATCGGAAGAAGTACTGAAGTGGCCAATGCGACTGGGGCCACACTACATTTGCATAAAGGTGATCAGTTTCTCTATGACATGCTTCCTCAGCAAGGGATGTTCTTCAGGCAAATCGTGGGTTCTCCAAAACCGCTGGACGCTTATCTTGAAGATGGTGAAGAGTTTAGTTTTGAAGATCCGGAAATTAAGACATTTCTAAAAACACTTCATACTCCAGGGCATACGCCTGGGTCTTGTTCTTTTTATACTGAATACTTTGATGAGCCGATAGCTTTCGCTGGTGACACTCTTTTTCAGCGATCGATTGGAAGAAGTGATCTGCCTGGTGGAGATGGGAATCTCATTATCAAATCTATAAAAGAGAGACTTTTGACTTTGCCGGATGAAACACGAGTCATTGCCGGACATGGTGGGATGACGAGAATCTTTGAAGAGAAAAAACACAATCCATTTTTATGTTAG
- the bfr gene encoding bacterioferritin, whose translation MQGSQAIIDALNSVLTKELTAINQYFLHARMLQNWGLEKLGRLEYKASIDEMKHADELIKRILFLEGLPNLQKLDRIRIGQTVQEVMEADLSVENEAVPHLKQCIKLAESEADYVTRNLFLHILESEEEHVDWLETQLSLLKQIGVQNFIQSQIEMEKGN comes from the coding sequence ATGCAAGGAAGCCAAGCAATCATTGATGCTCTTAATTCTGTTCTAACGAAAGAGTTAACGGCCATTAACCAATATTTTCTTCACGCAAGAATGTTACAAAACTGGGGACTGGAAAAACTAGGTCGCCTTGAATACAAAGCTTCAATTGATGAAATGAAACACGCTGATGAACTTATCAAGCGTATCCTTTTCTTAGAAGGTCTTCCAAATCTTCAGAAGCTTGACCGTATTAGAATCGGGCAAACTGTTCAAGAAGTTATGGAAGCGGATCTTTCTGTTGAGAACGAAGCTGTTCCTCACTTAAAACAATGTATCAAGTTAGCTGAGTCTGAAGCAGACTACGTAACTCGTAATCTTTTCCTTCACATCCTTGAGAGTGAAGAAGAGCATGTTGACTGGTTAGAAACTCAATTGTCGCTATTAAAGCAAATTGGTGTTCAAAACTTTATTCAGTCTCAGATCGAAATGGAGAAGGGAAATTAA
- a CDS encoding (2Fe-2S)-binding protein, with amino-acid sequence MYICICKGITEKMLLDQIRPSHNSQEQILKNLGIGDSCGSCVVDAVKKILENQNNLDSKTKKSDS; translated from the coding sequence ATGTATATCTGTATTTGTAAAGGGATAACTGAGAAAATGCTGCTTGATCAAATCAGGCCTTCTCACAATTCACAAGAGCAAATTCTCAAAAATCTAGGAATTGGCGATTCATGCGGATCGTGTGTAGTCGATGCTGTTAAAAAAATCCTCGAAAATCAAAACAATTTAGATTCCAAAACTAAAAAATCCGACTCATAA
- a CDS encoding phospholipase D-like domain-containing protein gives MKKTMLTLSLLATTLMSSNVFAANDNPFISKSTKAHNIVLLNHGLGSLEERLQMIDRAEKFIDVEYFIYRTDKSAKLFTQALIKKARQGVKVRVLLDYFMVKSDFSPYYAHELEKEGVEVKYFNVTATANLFSGQYRNHRKVLLVDGKEAITGGRNIGDEYFDLSAEYNFMDRELHIEGELVEAIHKTFDETFAAKLSEYVSRGVKPKITDARYKRGDDIVLAEQFDTDLKNWQAKVSAAESFMSSPLDSRVEAEIREKGKDELSKEYRGVCDQISFHSEYPTIGTKNRKTNRVVKHDIFERINNSKESIMMDSPYFIVNDELGTTLDSALARKVKVELLTNSLNSTDAIYVYTVFDSIIPKWLEKGLDSYIFTGHRPKSYEVVEDLAGEARFGVHAKTFIFDHKDVVIGTYNVDPRSANFNSEMIVSCENNKELADAVQKDIDSRLVNSIHLDSQQAIKDAEFYQTGFSKKMVYYFLKGPSNWLDYLL, from the coding sequence ATGAAGAAGACGATGCTTACTCTTTCTCTATTAGCGACGACTTTAATGAGTTCAAATGTATTTGCAGCTAATGACAATCCATTCATTAGTAAGAGTACGAAGGCCCACAATATCGTCCTGCTTAATCACGGATTAGGTTCGTTAGAAGAGCGTCTTCAGATGATTGATCGTGCAGAGAAATTCATCGACGTTGAATACTTCATTTATAGAACAGATAAATCTGCAAAACTTTTTACTCAGGCGCTTATTAAAAAAGCTCGTCAGGGCGTCAAGGTCAGAGTGTTGCTTGATTACTTCATGGTTAAGAGTGACTTCTCTCCTTACTATGCACATGAATTAGAAAAAGAAGGTGTCGAAGTTAAGTACTTTAACGTAACGGCGACAGCGAATTTATTTTCAGGACAATATAGAAACCACAGAAAAGTTTTACTGGTTGACGGTAAAGAGGCCATCACTGGTGGACGTAATATTGGAGATGAGTATTTTGACTTAAGTGCAGAGTACAACTTTATGGACCGCGAACTTCACATTGAAGGTGAGTTAGTTGAAGCGATTCACAAAACATTTGATGAGACATTCGCTGCTAAACTTAGTGAGTACGTTTCTCGCGGAGTAAAACCTAAAATTACAGATGCTCGTTATAAGAGAGGGGATGATATCGTCCTTGCTGAACAGTTTGATACAGACTTAAAAAACTGGCAGGCAAAAGTATCTGCAGCAGAAAGTTTCATGAGTTCACCTCTTGATTCTCGAGTTGAAGCAGAAATCAGAGAGAAAGGGAAAGATGAATTAAGCAAAGAGTATCGTGGTGTATGTGACCAGATTTCATTTCACTCAGAGTACCCGACGATCGGAACAAAAAATAGAAAAACCAACAGAGTTGTAAAACACGATATTTTTGAGCGTATCAATAACTCAAAAGAATCAATCATGATGGACTCACCATACTTCATCGTGAACGATGAATTAGGAACAACTCTTGATAGTGCATTAGCAAGAAAAGTAAAAGTTGAGCTTTTAACAAACAGCTTAAACTCGACAGACGCGATTTACGTGTACACAGTATTTGATAGCATTATCCCAAAATGGTTAGAAAAAGGACTGGACTCTTATATCTTCACAGGGCACAGACCAAAATCATATGAAGTGGTAGAAGACCTGGCAGGAGAAGCGCGTTTTGGTGTTCACGCTAAGACTTTTATTTTTGACCACAAAGATGTTGTGATCGGAACGTATAACGTTGACCCAAGATCAGCAAACTTTAACTCTGAAATGATTGTTTCATGTGAGAACAATAAAGAATTAGCAGACGCTGTTCAAAAAGATATCGACTCTCGTCTGGTTAACAGTATTCACCTGGACTCTCAACAGGCCATCAAAGATGCCGAGTTTTACCAAACAGGGTTTAGCAAGAAGATGGTGTACTACTTCCTTAAAGGACCTTCAAACTGGTTAGATTATTTACTATAA
- a CDS encoding ATP-grasp domain-containing protein has translation MAEASKLKHSAIYLNPYQFQVPMKLKAQTGHYFHRTTGTNYDDFDLIVTKHHEISGFNVTNPLERLKVFRSKDAQSLFFNEHNIPAIQTLLYRGSMNENLESDLRDLAPDQKYILKMSRGNQGIGVNILESHKSLISVLETFHAMRDQRFLVQPYVAHKKEWRALFVKGEIIACIEKNISKEDFRGNAKRSNGKLLKKIPRELEKIAHHAYMHSGLDYAGIDVLETSKGQLLVLEVNAVPGFEQAEELSGHNIARELLAYL, from the coding sequence ATGGCAGAGGCCAGTAAACTGAAACACTCAGCAATCTATCTTAACCCCTATCAATTTCAGGTGCCGATGAAACTAAAGGCCCAAACCGGCCACTACTTTCACCGTACAACAGGGACTAATTATGATGATTTTGACCTTATAGTCACGAAGCATCATGAAATCTCGGGCTTCAATGTAACTAACCCACTTGAGCGCTTAAAAGTTTTCAGGTCCAAAGATGCTCAATCCCTATTCTTTAATGAGCACAATATTCCGGCGATTCAAACTCTGCTTTATCGTGGGTCAATGAATGAGAACCTTGAGTCGGACTTAAGAGATCTTGCCCCTGATCAAAAATATATTTTGAAAATGAGTCGTGGCAACCAAGGTATTGGCGTCAATATTTTAGAAAGTCATAAATCGCTTATCAGTGTTCTGGAAACTTTCCATGCTATGAGAGACCAGCGCTTTTTAGTCCAGCCTTATGTGGCCCACAAAAAAGAATGGCGCGCTTTATTTGTCAAAGGTGAAATCATCGCCTGTATTGAAAAGAATATTTCCAAAGAAGACTTCCGCGGAAATGCTAAAAGATCTAATGGAAAACTACTTAAAAAAATCCCCAGAGAGCTGGAAAAAATCGCTCATCACGCTTATATGCACAGTGGACTTGATTATGCCGGGATTGATGTATTGGAGACGAGTAAAGGACAGCTTTTAGTTTTAGAAGTAAATGCAGTTCCAGGATTTGAGCAGGCAGAAGAGCTCTCGGGACATAATATTGCCCGAGAGCTGCTCGCTTATTTATAG
- a CDS encoding M14 family zinc carboxypeptidase, giving the protein MKSRHVLILFSAVLLFAINLHAQTTPGATAPAALPATADGMTPAIKSYCEKLDVSFKKFGWDKSQCTDFKWNHYRNSVLGDPLMWTVFGDVSDEEQPSFKDKDVTIIMCGVHGDEITPIKFCFDLMYYLRSAYTDPERSKEFANKVVLISPLVNPDSYFKKRPTRMNARGIDPNRNFPTKDWQTMARQLWLSKFKRDKRRNPGEKPNSEPEVVFQVNLIKRYNPDKIVSVHSPLTLLDYDGPSTAITNGMDGIKAHELLIQMSRDASGYNIKDYPFFPGSLGNWAGQERNIPTYTLELPSSDPRKNGEYWNLFESAMHKVIVHNLRQNIAKAPVMDDPTVTKEATPAAIAIPSPN; this is encoded by the coding sequence ATGAAATCTCGTCATGTATTAATTCTATTTAGTGCTGTTTTGCTTTTTGCAATCAATCTGCACGCACAAACAACTCCAGGAGCGACAGCTCCGGCCGCACTTCCTGCGACTGCAGATGGAATGACTCCGGCAATAAAATCGTACTGTGAAAAACTCGATGTAAGCTTCAAGAAGTTTGGATGGGACAAAAGTCAGTGTACTGACTTCAAATGGAACCACTACAGAAACTCTGTTTTAGGTGACCCTCTTATGTGGACCGTCTTTGGTGACGTAAGCGATGAGGAGCAACCAAGCTTTAAAGATAAAGACGTGACAATCATTATGTGTGGAGTTCACGGTGATGAAATCACGCCGATTAAATTCTGCTTTGATTTAATGTATTACCTGCGCTCAGCTTACACTGACCCGGAAAGATCTAAAGAGTTCGCTAATAAAGTTGTTCTCATTTCTCCGTTAGTGAATCCAGATTCATATTTCAAGAAGAGGCCTACTCGTATGAATGCGAGAGGGATTGATCCTAATAGAAACTTCCCAACGAAAGACTGGCAGACAATGGCCCGTCAACTTTGGTTGTCGAAATTTAAAAGAGACAAGAGAAGAAACCCAGGTGAAAAACCAAACAGTGAGCCGGAAGTTGTCTTCCAGGTGAATCTGATTAAGCGCTACAACCCGGATAAGATTGTTTCTGTGCACTCACCATTAACACTTCTTGATTACGACGGCCCAAGCACTGCCATCACTAATGGGATGGACGGTATTAAAGCTCATGAGCTTTTAATCCAGATGAGTAGAGATGCTTCAGGCTACAACATTAAAGACTATCCATTTTTTCCAGGCTCGCTTGGGAACTGGGCAGGACAAGAAAGAAATATCCCGACTTATACATTAGAGCTCCCATCATCGGACCCAAGAAAGAACGGTGAGTACTGGAACCTGTTTGAATCGGCCATGCATAAAGTAATTGTTCATAACCTTCGCCAAAATATCGCTAAGGCCCCGGTCATGGATGATCCAACTGTCACAAAAGAGGCGACTCCGGCCGCTATCGCTATCCCTTCACCCAACTAA
- a CDS encoding sigma 54-interacting transcriptional regulator: MLASFSEFKFYQSFRIPVEEADDLRFLVQMAREKGGQEEYIDDAKLIDISLTGLGFATAERISVGREITISLQFKKHHMDLTGKVVRAFSQTLDDQKIIYGIEIEEEKGIAKFLEHYILGFSSERLKNCLIDSAIKERYTKATDGFEIFSLLLSLFKDITHFGDKEGFIESMLDEVIRILNAQRASLFLINPETNELEAVCALGIRKEQLKFDYRVGIAGSVFTTGVALNIDTIHDSTRFNEAFDMKFGFETKSIICHPIHNREDKIIGVIEVLNKRNEDRFSIEDEKTMKVLSLIFSSVFYNFTPMSDKSLIRRFSNPFDRKNALIGRVPHVASLRSTIVKLKDIEAPVLIFGERGVGKSLYSKILHVEGQRGLKGFEVINCADKDQDFVGRQLFGPDETECKLITCQGGTVQLHEIWALSPKHQKMLLETMKSRHIPETKFSLDVRIVATTTRDLGLLVSNGDFDNELYEYISKATVFMEPLRRRGDDIELLCDYFLKLECKKEGLLLKSFAPKLMEKLKKYDWPGNIKELKLCVERAVLYNPKSHVITDIEIEDSASPLVDLSEKKRMFGDLPFVSDHSIALKDRMSLVEREMIHAEIRRCNGNKSKAAKAMGISREALRKKLLMSTDILKSLNLSEDERLRFLKEDDEFANAA; encoded by the coding sequence ATGCTAGCAAGTTTTTCTGAATTTAAGTTTTACCAATCATTCAGAATTCCTGTTGAAGAGGCCGACGATCTTAGATTCTTGGTGCAAATGGCACGAGAAAAAGGCGGTCAGGAAGAATACATCGACGATGCAAAGTTGATTGATATCTCTTTAACCGGATTAGGTTTTGCGACAGCTGAGCGAATTTCAGTCGGTCGTGAAATTACCATTTCATTACAATTTAAAAAACATCACATGGATTTAACAGGGAAAGTCGTGCGCGCTTTCTCTCAAACATTAGATGATCAAAAAATCATTTACGGTATTGAGATTGAAGAAGAAAAGGGGATTGCAAAATTCCTTGAGCACTATATTTTAGGTTTCTCTTCTGAGAGACTTAAAAACTGTTTAATTGATTCAGCAATTAAAGAGCGCTATACAAAAGCGACTGATGGTTTTGAGATTTTCTCACTGCTATTATCACTCTTTAAAGACATCACTCACTTTGGTGATAAAGAAGGATTCATCGAGTCTATGCTTGATGAAGTTATCCGTATTTTAAATGCTCAAAGAGCTTCTTTATTTTTAATTAACCCGGAAACAAATGAGCTTGAAGCTGTTTGTGCTTTAGGGATTAGAAAAGAGCAGTTGAAGTTCGACTACCGCGTAGGGATTGCTGGATCAGTATTCACTACAGGAGTTGCTCTTAACATCGATACAATTCACGATAGCACGCGCTTTAACGAAGCTTTCGATATGAAGTTTGGTTTCGAGACAAAATCAATTATCTGTCACCCGATTCACAACCGTGAAGACAAGATCATTGGTGTTATCGAAGTTTTAAACAAAAGAAATGAAGATAGATTTTCGATTGAAGATGAAAAGACGATGAAAGTTTTATCGCTTATTTTCTCTTCTGTGTTTTATAACTTTACGCCGATGTCAGATAAGTCGCTTATCAGAAGATTCTCGAATCCATTTGATAGAAAGAACGCGCTTATCGGTAGAGTGCCTCACGTCGCATCTCTTAGATCTACAATTGTAAAATTGAAAGACATTGAAGCGCCGGTATTAATTTTCGGAGAGCGCGGTGTAGGTAAATCACTTTACTCAAAAATTCTTCACGTTGAAGGTCAACGTGGATTAAAAGGTTTTGAAGTCATCAATTGTGCTGATAAAGACCAGGACTTTGTTGGAAGACAATTGTTTGGGCCGGATGAAACAGAATGTAAGTTGATTACTTGTCAGGGTGGTACTGTGCAGCTGCACGAAATTTGGGCCTTATCTCCAAAGCACCAAAAAATGCTTTTAGAGACGATGAAGTCACGCCATATCCCTGAGACAAAATTTAGTTTAGACGTACGTATTGTTGCAACGACAACGAGAGACTTAGGTCTTCTTGTATCGAATGGTGACTTTGATAATGAGCTTTATGAATACATTTCAAAAGCGACAGTATTCATGGAACCACTTCGTCGTCGTGGAGATGATATTGAACTTCTTTGCGATTATTTCTTAAAACTAGAATGTAAGAAAGAAGGGCTTCTACTTAAATCATTTGCTCCAAAATTAATGGAGAAATTGAAGAAGTATGACTGGCCAGGAAACATCAAGGAATTAAAACTTTGTGTGGAAAGAGCGGTTCTATACAACCCTAAGTCACACGTTATTACGGATATTGAAATTGAAGACTCAGCTTCACCTCTTGTGGATCTTTCAGAGAAGAAGAGAATGTTTGGAGATCTTCCGTTCGTAAGTGATCACAGTATCGCCCTTAAAGACCGTATGTCTTTGGTGGAGCGCGAAATGATTCACGCCGAGATCAGAAGATGCAATGGGAATAAGTCCAAAGCAGCAAAAGCGATGGGAATAAGCCGCGAAGCTCTAAGAAAGAAACTTCTGATGAGTACGGATATTTTAAAATCCCTGAATCTTTCTGAAGATGAACGATTAAGATTCTTAAAAGAAGACGATGAATTTGCGAATGCGGCCTAA
- the cdaA gene encoding diadenylate cyclase CdaA produces the protein MSFLSPFFNHLNIKDFIDILIVAILIYQLLLIVRGTKAAQMIVGLGFLFGLFWLGITFKLYSLNWVLAHFFDSFFIIVVVLFQDQFRSALASVGTRRNILTVFSKDVHDFEIDEIVEACGALSREKIGALIVIERTHGLLNYINTGTRLDSRIHSDIIYSIFESSSSLHDGAIILQNSKLTAAGCFLPLSKNFDIERHLGTRHRAALGLTEVTDALVITCSEESGKINLCVEGVFYLCKTEKELGQYLRHIWSNESLDSALRPIKTKDIVR, from the coding sequence ATGTCCTTTTTAAGCCCATTTTTTAACCATCTCAATATAAAAGACTTCATCGACATCCTGATCGTTGCGATTCTTATATATCAACTATTGTTGATTGTAAGAGGTACAAAAGCAGCTCAGATGATTGTCGGTCTGGGGTTTCTCTTCGGTCTATTTTGGCTCGGGATCACGTTTAAGCTTTACTCGCTTAACTGGGTCCTGGCGCATTTTTTCGACTCATTTTTCATTATCGTTGTGGTGTTATTCCAGGATCAGTTCCGAAGTGCTCTGGCCTCGGTTGGGACTAGAAGAAATATCCTGACAGTCTTTTCAAAAGACGTTCACGATTTTGAAATCGATGAAATCGTCGAGGCCTGTGGAGCTTTGTCGCGTGAAAAGATCGGGGCACTGATCGTTATTGAGCGCACACACGGTTTACTCAACTATATCAATACCGGGACTCGTCTGGATTCACGTATCCATTCGGATATTATTTATTCAATCTTTGAATCGAGCTCGTCTCTGCATGACGGAGCGATTATTTTACAAAACTCAAAACTGACAGCAGCAGGATGTTTCTTGCCCCTGTCGAAAAATTTCGATATCGAGAGACATTTAGGGACCCGTCACAGGGCCGCTTTGGGATTAACTGAAGTAACCGACGCATTAGTTATCACTTGTTCGGAAGAAAGTGGTAAGATTAATCTATGTGTAGAGGGCGTATTTTATTTGTGTAAGACCGAAAAGGAGCTTGGACAATATCTTCGTCATATCTGGAGCAATGAAAGCTTAGACAGTGCTCTACGACCTATTAAGACCAAGGATATCGTTCGTTGA
- a CDS encoding CdaR family protein, with protein MKLEKAQRHTLKIIAIFFAVSLWFYVLNSEPVEVEKKISIEFLVPKGFAVSSNTERQLQLKLKGSKAFIGNVFSNKEKLVIDLVPYYKKFGKNFKVQYLPSQISVPFGVDILEMHPKEATIEIDRLVQMELPVKIQYIGNMPYDRKFKEVSIDPQNIMISGPIDVIRKMSHLETNPVNLSSIEKDEGTITVPIDEIDPRLSFEENPRVKLKYKVQLTIPKRESVKKE; from the coding sequence TTGAAATTAGAAAAAGCGCAAAGACATACTCTGAAGATCATCGCGATATTTTTTGCCGTGTCGTTGTGGTTCTATGTCTTAAACAGCGAGCCGGTAGAAGTCGAAAAGAAAATCTCCATTGAATTTTTAGTTCCCAAAGGATTTGCGGTTTCCAGCAATACAGAAAGACAATTACAGTTGAAGTTAAAAGGCTCAAAAGCTTTTATCGGAAACGTTTTTTCTAACAAAGAAAAACTGGTGATCGACTTGGTGCCTTATTATAAAAAGTTTGGGAAGAATTTCAAAGTCCAGTACCTTCCTTCTCAGATTTCTGTGCCATTTGGTGTCGATATTCTTGAGATGCATCCAAAAGAAGCGACGATTGAAATCGACCGTCTGGTTCAAATGGAGCTACCGGTAAAAATTCAGTATATTGGTAATATGCCCTATGACCGCAAATTTAAAGAAGTGAGTATCGACCCACAAAATATCATGATCAGCGGGCCTATTGATGTGATTAGAAAAATGTCACACCTGGAAACAAATCCGGTGAATCTGTCGAGTATCGAGAAAGATGAGGGGACCATAACTGTTCCTATTGATGAGATTGACCCACGTCTCTCATTTGAAGAAAATCCTAGAGTAAAATTAAAATATAAAGTACAACTGACCATTCCAAAACGTGAGTCTGTTAAAAAAGAGTAA